A genomic segment from Diospyros lotus cultivar Yz01 chromosome 5, ASM1463336v1, whole genome shotgun sequence encodes:
- the LOC127801380 gene encoding DNA damage-binding protein 1-like isoform X2, with the protein MQFPVDLNLLMYRIIFIMWSLRRATDDLYDAFLVVSFISETRILEMNANDELEETEIDGICSQVQTLFCHDAVYNQLVQVTSSSVRLVSSTSKMLRDEWTAPSGYSVNVATANATQVLLATGGGHLVYLEIGDGILAEVKHAQLEYDISCLDINPIGENPNFSQLAAVGMWTDISVRIFSLPDLNLITKESVGGEIIPRSVLLCSFEGISYLLCALGDGHLLNFLLNMSTGELTDRKKISLGTQPITLHTFSSKNTTHVFAASDRPTVIYSSNKKLLYNNVNLKEVSHMCPFNSSAFPDSLAIAKEGELTIGTIDDIQKLHIRCCYLDLGPPILSSSPWLECIQSSIFVCLVKLSPTQLHDLLLCFSFSVAQFKYLSVAGTASFLDCTQAHILQSHSSRRSQRRASSGRSIKVSKPNVLDVPMMIDQFPFSVCRHWFCFCC; encoded by the exons ATGCAG TTCCCAGTGGACTTAAACTTACTAATGTACcggataatatttattatgtggTCGCTAAGGAGAGCCACCGATGATCTCTATGATGCTTTCTTGGTTGTCAGTTTTATTAGTGAGACACGGATTTTGGAAATGAATGCCAATGATGAGTTGGAAGAAACTGAGATAGATGGAATTTGTTCTCAAGTCCAGACTTTGTTCTGTCATGATGCTGTGTACAATCAACTTGTGCAG GTTACTTCAAGCTCTGTAAGATTGGTTAGCTCTACCTCTAAAATGTTGCGTGATGAATGGACTGCCCCATCTGGGTATTCAGTTAATGTGGCCACTGCTAATGCCACCCAG GTTTTGTTGGCTACTGGTGGTGGTCATTTAGTTTACCTAGAAATTGGTGATGGGATATTGGCAGAAGTAAAACATGCCCAATTGGAGTATGATATATCTTGCCTTGATATAAATCCCATTGGTGAAAATCCCAACTTTAGTCAGCTAGCTGCAGTTGGAATGTGGACTGATATAAGTGTGAGAATATTCTCTCTTCCAGATCTGAATCTTATTACAAAAGAAAGCGTAGGAGGAGAGATAATTCCTCGCTCTGTCCTATTATGTTCATTTGAAGGG ATATCTTATTTGCTATGCGCCCTTGGAGATGGCCATCTCTTAAACTTTTTACTGAACATGAGCACTGGGGAGTTAACAGATAGGAAAAAGATATCCCTGGGAACCCAGCCCATAACTCTCCATACTTtctcatcaaagaataccaccCATGTTTTTGCTGCATCAGACAGACCAACTGTCATATACAGCAGCAACAAGAAATTACTTTACAACAACGTGAATTTGAAGGAAGTCAGTCATATGTGCCCTTTCAACTCTTCTGCTTTCCCAGATAG TCTTGCAATTGCCAAAGAAGGGGAGCTTACAATTGGCACAATTGATGACATACAAAAGCTTCACATTCGCTGTTGCTATTTAGATCTTGGGCCTCCTATTTTAAGTTCCAGTCCTTGGCTTGAATGTATTCAGTCATCGATATTTGTGTGTCTGGTTAAGCTTTCCCCAACTCAACTGCATGATCTCTTACTCTGTTTCTCCTTTTCTGTGGCACAATTTAAG TACTTGTCAGTTGCTGGGACTGCATCATTCTTGGACTGCACACAAGCTCATATTCTACAAAG TCACAGTTCTAGACGATCTCAAAGGCGCGCCAGCTCTGGAAGATCAATTAAAGTCTCTAAGCCAAATGTTTTGGATGTTCCCATGATGATTGATCAGTTTCCGTTCTCTGTTTGCAGACATTGGTTTTGCTTTTGTTGTTGA
- the LOC127801380 gene encoding DNA damage-binding protein 1-like isoform X1 has protein sequence MQFPVDLNLLMYRIIFIMWSLRRATDDLYDAFLVVSFISETRILEMNANDELEETEIDGICSQVQTLFCHDAVYNQLVQVTSSSVRLVSSTSKMLRDEWTAPSGYSVNVATANATQVLLATGGGHLVYLEIGDGILAEVKHAQLEYDISCLDINPIGENPNFSQLAAVGMWTDISVRIFSLPDLNLITKESVGGEIIPRSVLLCSFEGISYLLCALGDGHLLNFLLNMSTGELTDRKKISLGTQPITLHTFSSKNTTHVFAASDRPTVIYSSNKKLLYNNVNLKEVSHMCPFNSSAFPDSLAIAKEGELTIGTIDDIQKLHIRCCYLDLGPPILSSSPWLECIQSSIFVCLVKLSPTQLHDLLLCFSFSVAQFKYLSVAGTASFLDCTQAHILQRFSLCTSNKVFPLPSQNILPIAVTVLDDLKGAPALEDQLKSLSQMFWMFP, from the exons ATGCAG TTCCCAGTGGACTTAAACTTACTAATGTACcggataatatttattatgtggTCGCTAAGGAGAGCCACCGATGATCTCTATGATGCTTTCTTGGTTGTCAGTTTTATTAGTGAGACACGGATTTTGGAAATGAATGCCAATGATGAGTTGGAAGAAACTGAGATAGATGGAATTTGTTCTCAAGTCCAGACTTTGTTCTGTCATGATGCTGTGTACAATCAACTTGTGCAG GTTACTTCAAGCTCTGTAAGATTGGTTAGCTCTACCTCTAAAATGTTGCGTGATGAATGGACTGCCCCATCTGGGTATTCAGTTAATGTGGCCACTGCTAATGCCACCCAG GTTTTGTTGGCTACTGGTGGTGGTCATTTAGTTTACCTAGAAATTGGTGATGGGATATTGGCAGAAGTAAAACATGCCCAATTGGAGTATGATATATCTTGCCTTGATATAAATCCCATTGGTGAAAATCCCAACTTTAGTCAGCTAGCTGCAGTTGGAATGTGGACTGATATAAGTGTGAGAATATTCTCTCTTCCAGATCTGAATCTTATTACAAAAGAAAGCGTAGGAGGAGAGATAATTCCTCGCTCTGTCCTATTATGTTCATTTGAAGGG ATATCTTATTTGCTATGCGCCCTTGGAGATGGCCATCTCTTAAACTTTTTACTGAACATGAGCACTGGGGAGTTAACAGATAGGAAAAAGATATCCCTGGGAACCCAGCCCATAACTCTCCATACTTtctcatcaaagaataccaccCATGTTTTTGCTGCATCAGACAGACCAACTGTCATATACAGCAGCAACAAGAAATTACTTTACAACAACGTGAATTTGAAGGAAGTCAGTCATATGTGCCCTTTCAACTCTTCTGCTTTCCCAGATAG TCTTGCAATTGCCAAAGAAGGGGAGCTTACAATTGGCACAATTGATGACATACAAAAGCTTCACATTCGCTGTTGCTATTTAGATCTTGGGCCTCCTATTTTAAGTTCCAGTCCTTGGCTTGAATGTATTCAGTCATCGATATTTGTGTGTCTGGTTAAGCTTTCCCCAACTCAACTGCATGATCTCTTACTCTGTTTCTCCTTTTCTGTGGCACAATTTAAG TACTTGTCAGTTGCTGGGACTGCATCATTCTTGGACTGCACACAAGCTCATATTCTACAAAGGTTTTCTCTATGTACTTCCAATAAAGTTTTTCCTTTACCCTCTCAAAATATTCTCCCAATTGCAG TCACAGTTCTAGACGATCTCAAAGGCGCGCCAGCTCTGGAAGATCAATTAAAGTCTCTAAGCCAAATGTTTTGGATGTTCCCATGA
- the LOC127801380 gene encoding DNA damage-binding protein 1-like isoform X5 translates to MNANDELEETEIDGICSQVQTLFCHDAVYNQLVQVTSSSVRLVSSTSKMLRDEWTAPSGYSVNVATANATQVLLATGGGHLVYLEIGDGILAEVKHAQLEYDISCLDINPIGENPNFSQLAAVGMWTDISVRIFSLPDLNLITKESVGGEIIPRSVLLCSFEGISYLLCALGDGHLLNFLLNMSTGELTDRKKISLGTQPITLHTFSSKNTTHVFAASDRPTVIYSSNKKLLYNNVNLKEVSHMCPFNSSAFPDSLAIAKEGELTIGTIDDIQKLHIRCCYLDLGPPILSSSPWLECIQSSIFVCLVKLSPTQLHDLLLCFSFSVAQFKYLSVAGTASFLDCTQAHILQRFSLCTSNKVFPLPSQNILPIAVTVLDDLKGAPALEDQLKSLSQMFWMFP, encoded by the exons ATGAATGCCAATGATGAGTTGGAAGAAACTGAGATAGATGGAATTTGTTCTCAAGTCCAGACTTTGTTCTGTCATGATGCTGTGTACAATCAACTTGTGCAG GTTACTTCAAGCTCTGTAAGATTGGTTAGCTCTACCTCTAAAATGTTGCGTGATGAATGGACTGCCCCATCTGGGTATTCAGTTAATGTGGCCACTGCTAATGCCACCCAG GTTTTGTTGGCTACTGGTGGTGGTCATTTAGTTTACCTAGAAATTGGTGATGGGATATTGGCAGAAGTAAAACATGCCCAATTGGAGTATGATATATCTTGCCTTGATATAAATCCCATTGGTGAAAATCCCAACTTTAGTCAGCTAGCTGCAGTTGGAATGTGGACTGATATAAGTGTGAGAATATTCTCTCTTCCAGATCTGAATCTTATTACAAAAGAAAGCGTAGGAGGAGAGATAATTCCTCGCTCTGTCCTATTATGTTCATTTGAAGGG ATATCTTATTTGCTATGCGCCCTTGGAGATGGCCATCTCTTAAACTTTTTACTGAACATGAGCACTGGGGAGTTAACAGATAGGAAAAAGATATCCCTGGGAACCCAGCCCATAACTCTCCATACTTtctcatcaaagaataccaccCATGTTTTTGCTGCATCAGACAGACCAACTGTCATATACAGCAGCAACAAGAAATTACTTTACAACAACGTGAATTTGAAGGAAGTCAGTCATATGTGCCCTTTCAACTCTTCTGCTTTCCCAGATAG TCTTGCAATTGCCAAAGAAGGGGAGCTTACAATTGGCACAATTGATGACATACAAAAGCTTCACATTCGCTGTTGCTATTTAGATCTTGGGCCTCCTATTTTAAGTTCCAGTCCTTGGCTTGAATGTATTCAGTCATCGATATTTGTGTGTCTGGTTAAGCTTTCCCCAACTCAACTGCATGATCTCTTACTCTGTTTCTCCTTTTCTGTGGCACAATTTAAG TACTTGTCAGTTGCTGGGACTGCATCATTCTTGGACTGCACACAAGCTCATATTCTACAAAGGTTTTCTCTATGTACTTCCAATAAAGTTTTTCCTTTACCCTCTCAAAATATTCTCCCAATTGCAG TCACAGTTCTAGACGATCTCAAAGGCGCGCCAGCTCTGGAAGATCAATTAAAGTCTCTAAGCCAAATGTTTTGGATGTTCCCATGA
- the LOC127801380 gene encoding DNA damage-binding protein 1-like isoform X3 yields MQFPVDLNLLMYRIIFIMWSLRRATDDLYDAFLVVSFISETRILEMNANDELEETEIDGICSQVQTLFCHDAVYNQLVQVTSSSVRLVSSTSKMLRDEWTAPSGYSVNVATANATQVLLATGGGHLVYLEIGDGILAEVKHAQLEYDISCLDINPIGENPNFSQLAAVGMWTDISVRIFSLPDLNLITKESVGGEIIPRSVLLCSFEGISYLLCALGDGHLLNFLLNMSTGELTDRKKISLGTQPITLHTFSSKNTTHVFAASDRPTVIYSSNKKLLYNNVNLKEVSHMCPFNSSAFPDSLAIAKEGELTIGTIDDIQKLHIRCCYLDLGPPILSSSPWLECIQSSIFVCLVKLSPTQLHDLLLCFSFSVAQFKLLGLHHSWTAHKLIFYKVTVLDDLKGAPALEDQLKSLSQMFWMFP; encoded by the exons ATGCAG TTCCCAGTGGACTTAAACTTACTAATGTACcggataatatttattatgtggTCGCTAAGGAGAGCCACCGATGATCTCTATGATGCTTTCTTGGTTGTCAGTTTTATTAGTGAGACACGGATTTTGGAAATGAATGCCAATGATGAGTTGGAAGAAACTGAGATAGATGGAATTTGTTCTCAAGTCCAGACTTTGTTCTGTCATGATGCTGTGTACAATCAACTTGTGCAG GTTACTTCAAGCTCTGTAAGATTGGTTAGCTCTACCTCTAAAATGTTGCGTGATGAATGGACTGCCCCATCTGGGTATTCAGTTAATGTGGCCACTGCTAATGCCACCCAG GTTTTGTTGGCTACTGGTGGTGGTCATTTAGTTTACCTAGAAATTGGTGATGGGATATTGGCAGAAGTAAAACATGCCCAATTGGAGTATGATATATCTTGCCTTGATATAAATCCCATTGGTGAAAATCCCAACTTTAGTCAGCTAGCTGCAGTTGGAATGTGGACTGATATAAGTGTGAGAATATTCTCTCTTCCAGATCTGAATCTTATTACAAAAGAAAGCGTAGGAGGAGAGATAATTCCTCGCTCTGTCCTATTATGTTCATTTGAAGGG ATATCTTATTTGCTATGCGCCCTTGGAGATGGCCATCTCTTAAACTTTTTACTGAACATGAGCACTGGGGAGTTAACAGATAGGAAAAAGATATCCCTGGGAACCCAGCCCATAACTCTCCATACTTtctcatcaaagaataccaccCATGTTTTTGCTGCATCAGACAGACCAACTGTCATATACAGCAGCAACAAGAAATTACTTTACAACAACGTGAATTTGAAGGAAGTCAGTCATATGTGCCCTTTCAACTCTTCTGCTTTCCCAGATAG TCTTGCAATTGCCAAAGAAGGGGAGCTTACAATTGGCACAATTGATGACATACAAAAGCTTCACATTCGCTGTTGCTATTTAGATCTTGGGCCTCCTATTTTAAGTTCCAGTCCTTGGCTTGAATGTATTCAGTCATCGATATTTGTGTGTCTGGTTAAGCTTTCCCCAACTCAACTGCATGATCTCTTACTCTGTTTCTCCTTTTCTGTGGCACAATTTAAG TTGCTGGGACTGCATCATTCTTGGACTGCACACAAGCTCATATTCTACAAAG TCACAGTTCTAGACGATCTCAAAGGCGCGCCAGCTCTGGAAGATCAATTAAAGTCTCTAAGCCAAATGTTTTGGATGTTCCCATGA
- the LOC127801380 gene encoding DNA damage-binding protein 1-like isoform X6 — MQFPVDLNLLMYRIIFIMWSLRRATDDLYDAFLVVSFISETRILEMNANDELEETEIDGICSQVQTLFCHDAVYNQLVQVTSSSVRLVSSTSKMLRDEWTAPSGYSVNVATANATQVLLATGGGHLVYLEIGDGILAEVKHAQLEYDISCLDINPIGENPNFSQLAAVGMWTDISVRIFSLPDLNLITKESVGGEIIPRSVLLCSFEGISYLLCALGDGHLLNFLLNMSTGELTDRKKISLGTQPITLHTFSSKNTTHVFAASDRPTVIYSSNKKLLYNNVNLKEVSHMCPFNSSAFPDSLAIAKEGELTIGTIDDIQKLHIRCCYLDLGPPILSSSPWLECIQSSIFVCLVKLSPTQLHDLLLCFSFSVAQFKSQF; from the exons ATGCAG TTCCCAGTGGACTTAAACTTACTAATGTACcggataatatttattatgtggTCGCTAAGGAGAGCCACCGATGATCTCTATGATGCTTTCTTGGTTGTCAGTTTTATTAGTGAGACACGGATTTTGGAAATGAATGCCAATGATGAGTTGGAAGAAACTGAGATAGATGGAATTTGTTCTCAAGTCCAGACTTTGTTCTGTCATGATGCTGTGTACAATCAACTTGTGCAG GTTACTTCAAGCTCTGTAAGATTGGTTAGCTCTACCTCTAAAATGTTGCGTGATGAATGGACTGCCCCATCTGGGTATTCAGTTAATGTGGCCACTGCTAATGCCACCCAG GTTTTGTTGGCTACTGGTGGTGGTCATTTAGTTTACCTAGAAATTGGTGATGGGATATTGGCAGAAGTAAAACATGCCCAATTGGAGTATGATATATCTTGCCTTGATATAAATCCCATTGGTGAAAATCCCAACTTTAGTCAGCTAGCTGCAGTTGGAATGTGGACTGATATAAGTGTGAGAATATTCTCTCTTCCAGATCTGAATCTTATTACAAAAGAAAGCGTAGGAGGAGAGATAATTCCTCGCTCTGTCCTATTATGTTCATTTGAAGGG ATATCTTATTTGCTATGCGCCCTTGGAGATGGCCATCTCTTAAACTTTTTACTGAACATGAGCACTGGGGAGTTAACAGATAGGAAAAAGATATCCCTGGGAACCCAGCCCATAACTCTCCATACTTtctcatcaaagaataccaccCATGTTTTTGCTGCATCAGACAGACCAACTGTCATATACAGCAGCAACAAGAAATTACTTTACAACAACGTGAATTTGAAGGAAGTCAGTCATATGTGCCCTTTCAACTCTTCTGCTTTCCCAGATAG TCTTGCAATTGCCAAAGAAGGGGAGCTTACAATTGGCACAATTGATGACATACAAAAGCTTCACATTCGCTGTTGCTATTTAGATCTTGGGCCTCCTATTTTAAGTTCCAGTCCTTGGCTTGAATGTATTCAGTCATCGATATTTGTGTGTCTGGTTAAGCTTTCCCCAACTCAACTGCATGATCTCTTACTCTGTTTCTCCTTTTCTGTGGCACAATTTAAG TCACAGTTCTAG
- the LOC127801380 gene encoding DNA damage-binding protein 1-like isoform X4, giving the protein MQFPVDLNLLMYRIIFIMWSLRRATDDLYDAFLVVSFISETRILEMNANDELEETEIDGICSQVQTLFCHDAVYNQLVQVTSSSVRLVSSTSKMLRDEWTAPSGYSVNVATANATQVLLATGGGHLVYLEIGDGILAEVKHAQLEYDISCLDINPIGENPNFSQLAAVGMWTDISVRIFSLPDLNLITKESVGGEIIPRSVLLCSFEGISYLLCALGDGHLLNFLLNMSTGELTDRKKISLGTQPITLHTFSSKNTTHVFAASDRPTVIYSSNKKLLYNNVNLKEVSHMCPFNSSAFPDSLAIAKEGELTIGTIDDIQKLHIRCCYLDLGPPILSSSPWLECIQSSIFVCLVKLSPTQLHDLLLCFSFSVAQFKLLGLHHSWTAHKLIFYKGFLYVLPIKFFLYPLKIFSQLQSQF; this is encoded by the exons ATGCAG TTCCCAGTGGACTTAAACTTACTAATGTACcggataatatttattatgtggTCGCTAAGGAGAGCCACCGATGATCTCTATGATGCTTTCTTGGTTGTCAGTTTTATTAGTGAGACACGGATTTTGGAAATGAATGCCAATGATGAGTTGGAAGAAACTGAGATAGATGGAATTTGTTCTCAAGTCCAGACTTTGTTCTGTCATGATGCTGTGTACAATCAACTTGTGCAG GTTACTTCAAGCTCTGTAAGATTGGTTAGCTCTACCTCTAAAATGTTGCGTGATGAATGGACTGCCCCATCTGGGTATTCAGTTAATGTGGCCACTGCTAATGCCACCCAG GTTTTGTTGGCTACTGGTGGTGGTCATTTAGTTTACCTAGAAATTGGTGATGGGATATTGGCAGAAGTAAAACATGCCCAATTGGAGTATGATATATCTTGCCTTGATATAAATCCCATTGGTGAAAATCCCAACTTTAGTCAGCTAGCTGCAGTTGGAATGTGGACTGATATAAGTGTGAGAATATTCTCTCTTCCAGATCTGAATCTTATTACAAAAGAAAGCGTAGGAGGAGAGATAATTCCTCGCTCTGTCCTATTATGTTCATTTGAAGGG ATATCTTATTTGCTATGCGCCCTTGGAGATGGCCATCTCTTAAACTTTTTACTGAACATGAGCACTGGGGAGTTAACAGATAGGAAAAAGATATCCCTGGGAACCCAGCCCATAACTCTCCATACTTtctcatcaaagaataccaccCATGTTTTTGCTGCATCAGACAGACCAACTGTCATATACAGCAGCAACAAGAAATTACTTTACAACAACGTGAATTTGAAGGAAGTCAGTCATATGTGCCCTTTCAACTCTTCTGCTTTCCCAGATAG TCTTGCAATTGCCAAAGAAGGGGAGCTTACAATTGGCACAATTGATGACATACAAAAGCTTCACATTCGCTGTTGCTATTTAGATCTTGGGCCTCCTATTTTAAGTTCCAGTCCTTGGCTTGAATGTATTCAGTCATCGATATTTGTGTGTCTGGTTAAGCTTTCCCCAACTCAACTGCATGATCTCTTACTCTGTTTCTCCTTTTCTGTGGCACAATTTAAG TTGCTGGGACTGCATCATTCTTGGACTGCACACAAGCTCATATTCTACAAAGGTTTTCTCTATGTACTTCCAATAAAGTTTTTCCTTTACCCTCTCAAAATATTCTCCCAATTGCAG TCACAGTTCTAG